In Streptomyces dangxiongensis, one DNA window encodes the following:
- the tkt gene encoding transketolase, which translates to MTTQTSDGFEWTGLDRRAVDTARLLAADAVQKVGNGHPGTAMALAPAAYTIFQKVMRHDPADPEWTGRDRFVLSPGHTSLTLYTQLFLAGYELELDDLKAFRTHGSKTPGHPEYGHTAGVETTTGPLGQGAANAVGMAMAARYERGLFDPDAPEGTSPFDHTVWAIVSDGDLEEGVSGEASSLAGHQRLGNLVFLYDDNHISIEGDTATAFSEDVLKRYEAYGWHTQRVEPAADGDIDVPALYDALKTARAETGRPSIIAMRTVIAWPAPNARNTEAAHGSALGEEEIAATKRLLGFDPERTFEVADEVLAHTRRAQDRGAEAHAAWDKRIAEWRTAAPERAELFDRVSKGELPTGWEDALPVFEEGKPVATRAASGKVLQALGPVLPELWGGSADLAGSNNTTIDRTSSFLPSGNPLPEADPYGRTVHFGIREFSMAAAMNGIALHGNTRVYGGTFLVFSDYMRNAVRMSALMQLPVTYVWTHDSVGLGEDGPTHQPVEHLASLRAIPGLNVVRPADANETAIAWAEILRRHATNPAPHGLALTRQGVPVYAPNEDAAKGGYVLRESSTEVPEVIVIATGSEVQTAVAARERLEAEGIGTRVVSMPSVEWFEEQPRAYRERVLPPAVKARVAVEAGIGLTWYRFVGDAGRIVSLEHFGASADAKTLFAEFGFTPENVAAAARESLAAARA; encoded by the coding sequence CGGCCGACGCGGTACAGAAGGTCGGCAACGGGCATCCGGGCACGGCGATGGCCCTGGCGCCCGCCGCGTACACGATCTTTCAGAAGGTGATGCGTCACGACCCGGCCGATCCCGAGTGGACCGGCCGTGACCGGTTCGTCCTCTCCCCCGGCCACACCTCGCTGACCCTGTACACGCAGCTCTTCCTCGCCGGGTACGAGCTGGAGCTCGACGACCTGAAGGCGTTCCGCACGCACGGCTCGAAGACCCCGGGCCACCCCGAGTACGGGCACACCGCGGGCGTGGAGACCACCACCGGACCGCTGGGCCAGGGCGCCGCGAACGCCGTCGGCATGGCGATGGCCGCCCGCTACGAGCGCGGCCTGTTCGACCCGGACGCCCCCGAGGGCACCTCCCCCTTCGATCACACCGTCTGGGCGATCGTCTCCGACGGCGACCTGGAGGAGGGCGTCTCCGGCGAGGCCTCGTCCCTGGCCGGCCACCAGCGGCTCGGCAACCTGGTCTTCCTCTACGACGACAACCACATCTCCATCGAGGGCGACACCGCGACCGCGTTCTCCGAGGACGTGCTGAAGCGGTACGAGGCCTACGGCTGGCACACCCAGCGCGTCGAGCCCGCCGCCGACGGCGACATCGACGTACCCGCCCTGTACGACGCCCTGAAGACCGCCCGGGCGGAGACCGGGCGGCCGTCGATCATCGCGATGCGCACGGTCATCGCCTGGCCCGCCCCGAACGCCCGGAACACCGAGGCCGCGCACGGCTCCGCGCTCGGCGAGGAGGAGATCGCCGCCACCAAGCGCCTCCTCGGCTTCGACCCGGAGCGGACGTTCGAGGTCGCCGACGAGGTCCTCGCCCACACCCGCCGCGCCCAGGACCGGGGTGCCGAGGCGCACGCGGCCTGGGACAAGCGAATCGCCGAATGGCGTACGGCCGCCCCCGAGCGGGCCGAGCTGTTCGACCGGGTCAGCAAGGGCGAGCTGCCCACGGGCTGGGAGGACGCGCTGCCCGTGTTCGAGGAGGGCAAGCCGGTCGCCACCCGGGCCGCCTCCGGCAAGGTGCTCCAGGCGCTCGGCCCGGTCCTGCCCGAGCTGTGGGGCGGCTCCGCCGACCTCGCCGGCTCCAACAACACCACCATCGACAGGACCAGCTCCTTCCTGCCGTCGGGCAACCCGCTGCCCGAGGCAGACCCGTACGGCCGTACCGTCCACTTCGGGATCCGCGAGTTCTCCATGGCCGCCGCGATGAACGGCATCGCCCTGCACGGCAACACCCGCGTCTACGGCGGCACCTTCCTGGTGTTCTCCGACTACATGCGCAACGCCGTCCGTATGTCGGCGCTGATGCAGCTTCCGGTGACGTACGTGTGGACGCACGACTCCGTCGGTCTCGGCGAGGACGGACCCACCCACCAGCCGGTCGAACACCTGGCCTCGCTGCGCGCGATCCCGGGCCTGAACGTCGTCCGCCCGGCGGACGCCAACGAGACCGCGATCGCCTGGGCCGAGATCCTGAGGAGGCACGCCACGAACCCCGCCCCCCACGGGCTCGCGCTCACCCGCCAGGGCGTGCCGGTGTACGCGCCGAACGAGGACGCGGCCAAGGGCGGCTACGTGCTGCGCGAGTCCTCGACGGAGGTTCCCGAGGTGATCGTCATCGCGACGGGTTCGGAGGTGCAGACGGCCGTGGCCGCGCGGGAGCGGCTGGAGGCCGAGGGGATCGGCACCCGCGTGGTGTCGATGCCGTCCGTCGAGTGGTTCGAGGAGCAGCCGCGCGCCTACCGCGAGCGGGTGCTGCCGCCGGCCGTGAAGGCCCGGGTCGCCGTCGAGGCCGGCATCGGTCTGACCTGGTACCGGTTCGTGGGCGACGCGGGCCGCATCGTCTCCCTCGAGCACTTCGGTGCCTCCGCGGACGCGAAGACCCTGTTCGCCGAGTTCGGCTTCACCCCCGAGAACGTCGCCGCGGCGGCCCGCGAGTCGCTCGCCGCCGCGCGCGCCTGA
- the tal gene encoding transaldolase: MITVTEAIATPGALKLLADEGVSIWLDDLSRERITSGSLAELVASGSAVGVTTNPSIFQAAIGSGKGYEEQLADLAVRGVTVEEAVRMMTTADVRDAADILEPVYTASGGLDGRVSIEVDPRLAHRTEATVAEARQLAWLVDRPNAMIKIPATRAGLPAITEVIGLGISVNVTLIFSLERYREVMAAYLAGLEKARERGIDLSTIHSVASFFVSRVDSETDKRLTALGTDEALALKGRAALANARLAYEAYEEVLASERWLALAGDGANRQRPLWASTGVKDPAYKDTLYVDELVAPGTVNTMPEATLRAVADHGVITGDTVTGGYARARADLAALERLGIPYDEVVRQLEDEGVAKFEAAWQDLLDAVAASLKSKGVDA, from the coding sequence ATGATCACTGTGACCGAAGCAATCGCGACCCCGGGCGCCCTCAAGCTCCTCGCCGACGAGGGGGTGTCGATCTGGCTGGACGACCTGTCCCGCGAGCGGATCACCTCGGGCAGTCTCGCCGAGCTGGTGGCGAGCGGAAGCGCCGTCGGTGTCACCACCAACCCGTCGATCTTCCAGGCGGCCATCGGCTCCGGGAAGGGCTACGAGGAGCAGCTCGCCGACCTCGCCGTGCGGGGGGTGACGGTGGAGGAGGCGGTGCGGATGATGACGACCGCCGACGTGCGGGACGCCGCCGACATCCTGGAGCCCGTGTACACCGCGTCCGGCGGGCTGGACGGCCGGGTCTCCATCGAGGTCGACCCGCGTCTGGCCCACCGCACCGAGGCGACCGTCGCCGAGGCCAGGCAGCTTGCCTGGCTGGTCGACCGGCCCAACGCGATGATCAAGATCCCGGCGACCAGGGCGGGTCTCCCGGCGATCACCGAGGTCATAGGCCTGGGCATCAGCGTCAACGTGACCCTGATCTTCTCCCTGGAGCGGTACCGCGAGGTCATGGCCGCCTACCTGGCCGGCCTGGAGAAGGCCCGCGAGCGCGGCATCGACCTGTCGACGATCCACTCGGTGGCGTCGTTCTTCGTCTCCCGCGTGGACAGCGAGACCGACAAGCGCCTGACCGCCCTCGGCACCGACGAGGCGCTCGCGCTCAAGGGCCGCGCGGCCCTCGCCAACGCCCGGCTGGCCTACGAGGCCTACGAGGAGGTCCTCGCCTCCGAACGCTGGCTCGCGCTCGCCGGTGACGGGGCGAACAGGCAGCGCCCGCTGTGGGCGTCCACCGGGGTGAAGGACCCCGCGTACAAGGACACCCTGTACGTGGACGAGCTGGTCGCGCCGGGCACCGTCAACACCATGCCGGAGGCCACGCTGCGCGCCGTCGCCGACCACGGCGTGATCACCGGTGACACGGTGACCGGCGGCTACGCGCGGGCGCGCGCCGACCTTGCCGCCCTGGAGCGGCTCGGCATCCCCTACGACGAGGTCGTCCGGCAACTGGAGGACGAGGGCGTCGCCAAGTTCGAGGCGGCCTGGCAGGACCTGCTGGACGCCGTCGCCGCGTCCCTGAAGAGCAAGGGAGTTGACGCCTGA
- the zwf gene encoding glucose-6-phosphate dehydrogenase: MTENAPAAQAPEEVRVPVDPAADWVNPLRDADDRRLPRIAGSSGLVIFGVTGDLSRKKLMPAVYDLASRGLLPPGFSLVGFARRDWENQDFAQVVHDAVREHSRTPFREEVWQQLAEGMRFIPGDFDDDTAFKQLKDAVEELDASRGTGGNFAFYLSVPPKFFPKVVQQLKKHGLASAPEGSWRRAVIEKPFGHDLASARELNALVHDVFDPEQVFRIDHYLGKETVQNILALRFANQMYEPVWNRSYVDHVQITMAEDIGIGGRAGYYDGIGAARDVIQNHLLQLMALTAMEEPIAFDAEALLTEKLKVLKSVRLPEDLGRHTVRGQYATGWQGGEKVVGYLEEDGIDPKSKTDTFAAVKLGIDNRRWAGVPFYLRTGKRLGRRVTEIAVVFKRAPHSPFDSTATEELGSNAIVIRVQPDEGMTVRFGSKVPGTSMEIRDVSMDFAYGESFTESSPEAYERLILDVLLGDANLFPRHQEVEESWKILDPIEEYWAAHGKPAQYSSGTWGPREADEMLARDGRSWRRP; encoded by the coding sequence ATGACCGAGAACGCACCCGCCGCCCAGGCACCCGAGGAGGTGCGCGTGCCGGTCGACCCGGCCGCCGACTGGGTGAACCCGCTGCGGGACGCCGATGACCGCCGGCTCCCCCGGATCGCCGGGTCGTCCGGCCTGGTCATCTTCGGCGTGACCGGTGACCTGTCCCGCAAGAAGCTCATGCCGGCCGTGTACGACCTGGCCAGCCGCGGTCTGCTGCCGCCGGGCTTCTCCCTCGTCGGGTTCGCCCGCCGGGACTGGGAGAACCAGGACTTCGCGCAGGTGGTGCACGACGCCGTACGCGAGCACTCCCGCACCCCCTTCCGTGAGGAGGTGTGGCAGCAGCTCGCCGAGGGCATGCGGTTCATCCCCGGCGACTTCGACGACGACACCGCGTTCAAGCAGCTCAAGGACGCCGTCGAGGAGCTGGACGCCTCCCGTGGCACCGGCGGCAACTTCGCCTTCTACCTCTCGGTGCCGCCGAAGTTCTTCCCCAAGGTCGTGCAGCAGCTCAAGAAGCACGGCCTGGCCAGCGCGCCGGAGGGTTCCTGGCGGCGCGCGGTCATCGAGAAGCCGTTCGGTCACGACCTGGCCAGCGCCCGCGAGCTGAACGCGCTCGTGCACGACGTGTTCGACCCGGAGCAGGTGTTCCGCATCGACCACTACCTCGGCAAGGAGACGGTCCAGAACATCCTGGCGCTGCGCTTCGCCAACCAGATGTACGAGCCGGTCTGGAACCGCTCGTACGTCGACCACGTGCAGATCACCATGGCCGAGGACATCGGCATCGGCGGCCGGGCCGGCTACTACGACGGCATCGGTGCCGCCCGGGACGTCATCCAGAACCACCTCCTCCAGCTCATGGCGCTGACCGCCATGGAGGAGCCGATCGCCTTCGACGCGGAGGCGCTGCTCACCGAGAAGCTGAAGGTGCTGAAGTCGGTGCGCCTGCCGGAGGACCTCGGCCGGCACACCGTGCGCGGACAGTACGCGACCGGCTGGCAGGGCGGCGAGAAGGTCGTCGGCTACCTGGAGGAGGACGGCATCGACCCCAAGTCGAAGACCGACACCTTCGCCGCGGTCAAGCTGGGCATCGACAACCGCCGCTGGGCCGGGGTCCCCTTCTACCTGCGCACCGGCAAGCGGCTCGGCCGCCGGGTCACCGAGATCGCGGTGGTCTTCAAGCGGGCCCCGCACTCCCCGTTCGACTCCACCGCCACCGAGGAACTGGGCTCGAACGCGATCGTCATCCGCGTCCAGCCCGACGAGGGCATGACCGTCCGCTTCGGGTCGAAGGTGCCGGGCACCTCGATGGAGATCCGGGACGTGTCCATGGACTTCGCCTACGGCGAGTCGTTCACCGAGTCGAGCCCGGAGGCCTACGAGCGGCTCATCCTGGACGTGCTGCTCGGCGACGCCAACCTGTTCCCCCGTCACCAGGAAGTGGAAGAGTCCTGGAAGATCCTCGACCCGATCGAGGAGTACTGGGCGGCGCACGGCAAGCCGGCGCAGTACTCCTCGGGCACCTGGGGGCCGAGGGAAGCCGACGAGATGCTCGCACGAGACGGACGGAGCTGGCGCAGGCCATGA
- the opcA gene encoding glucose-6-phosphate dehydrogenase assembly protein OpcA, giving the protein MKIDLTDTTASKINKALVQGRRAIGTPAVGMVLTLVIVTDEENAYDSIRAAEEASREHPSRTLVVIKRHARTLRDRTHSRLDAEVRVGSEAGTGETVVLRTYGEVSDHADSVVLPLLLPDAPVVVWWPVDAPDAPAKDPLGALAQRRITDLYAVERPLEVLEARLRAYAPGDTDLAWTRLTPWRSMLAAALDQARVKVTSAAVEAEADNPSAELLARWLEARLKVPVDRVVSAGPVVTAVRLGTSNGEIVIDRPEGPLATLTLPGQPPRTLALKVRPTSELIAEELRRLDADEMYAIALQGEATKENA; this is encoded by the coding sequence ATGAAGATCGACCTGACCGACACCACGGCAAGCAAGATCAACAAGGCGTTGGTGCAGGGCCGCCGCGCCATCGGCACACCGGCCGTGGGCATGGTCCTGACGCTGGTCATCGTCACGGACGAGGAGAACGCCTACGACTCGATCCGGGCCGCGGAGGAGGCCTCGCGCGAGCACCCCTCGCGCACCCTGGTCGTCATCAAGCGGCACGCCCGCACGCTGCGCGACCGCACCCACTCCCGGCTGGACGCCGAGGTGCGGGTCGGCTCCGAGGCGGGCACCGGCGAGACGGTCGTCCTGCGGACCTACGGCGAGGTGTCCGACCACGCCGACTCCGTCGTCCTGCCGCTGCTGCTGCCGGACGCGCCGGTGGTCGTGTGGTGGCCGGTGGACGCCCCCGACGCCCCCGCCAAGGACCCGCTGGGCGCGCTCGCCCAGCGCCGGATCACCGACCTGTACGCCGTCGAGCGGCCCCTGGAGGTCCTGGAGGCCCGCCTGCGCGCCTACGCGCCCGGCGACACCGACCTCGCCTGGACCCGGCTCACCCCGTGGCGTTCGATGCTGGCCGCGGCGCTGGACCAGGCCCGGGTGAAGGTGACGTCGGCGGCCGTCGAGGCCGAGGCCGACAACCCCAGCGCCGAGCTGCTGGCCCGCTGGCTGGAGGCCCGTCTGAAGGTGCCCGTGGACCGCGTGGTCAGCGCGGGCCCGGTCGTCACGGCCGTACGGCTCGGCACCTCGAACGGCGAGATCGTCATCGACCGTCCCGAAGGGCCCCTCGCCACGCTGACCCTGCCGGGCCAGCCGCCGCGCACCCTCGCCCTCAAGGTCCGCCCCACCTCCGAACTCATCGCCGAGGAGCTGCGCCGCCTCGACGCCGACGAGATGTACGCCATCGCCCTCCAGGGCGAGGCCACCAAGGAGAACGCCTGA
- the gnd gene encoding phosphogluconate dehydrogenase (NAD(+)-dependent, decarboxylating), producing the protein MQLGLIGLGKMGGNMRERIRRAGHEVVGYDRNPEVSDVKSLAELVEKLDAPRHVWVMVPAGTATQGVIDELKDLLSEGDTVIDGGNSRWTDDEKHAAELGVKGIGFVDAGVSGGVWGLENGYALMVGGDKEHVQRIQPIFDALKPEGPYGYVHAGRVGAGHFSKMVHNGIEYAMMQAYAEGWELLEKVRSVDNVREVFRSWQEGTVIRSWLLDLAVNALDDDEHLEKLRGYAEDSGEGRWTVEAAIDNAVPLPAITASLFARFASRQDDSPQMKMIAALRNQFGGHAVEKKD; encoded by the coding sequence ATGCAGTTGGGCCTCATCGGTCTGGGCAAGATGGGCGGCAACATGCGCGAGCGGATCCGCCGCGCCGGCCACGAGGTCGTCGGCTACGACCGCAACCCCGAGGTCTCCGACGTCAAGAGCCTCGCCGAACTGGTCGAGAAGCTGGACGCGCCCCGCCATGTGTGGGTGATGGTCCCGGCCGGGACCGCCACGCAGGGCGTCATCGACGAGCTGAAGGACCTGCTGTCCGAGGGCGACACCGTCATCGACGGCGGCAACTCCCGCTGGACGGACGACGAGAAGCACGCCGCCGAACTCGGCGTCAAGGGCATCGGCTTCGTCGACGCCGGTGTCTCCGGCGGTGTGTGGGGCCTGGAGAACGGCTACGCGCTCATGGTCGGCGGTGACAAGGAGCACGTGCAGCGGATCCAGCCGATCTTCGACGCGCTCAAGCCGGAGGGCCCGTACGGATACGTCCACGCGGGCCGGGTCGGCGCCGGGCACTTCTCGAAGATGGTCCACAACGGCATCGAGTACGCCATGATGCAGGCCTACGCCGAGGGCTGGGAGCTGCTGGAGAAGGTCCGCTCGGTGGACAACGTCCGCGAGGTGTTCCGCTCCTGGCAGGAGGGCACCGTCATCCGGTCCTGGCTGCTGGACCTCGCGGTCAACGCCCTGGACGACGACGAGCACCTGGAGAAGCTGCGCGGCTACGCGGAGGACTCCGGCGAGGGACGCTGGACCGTCGAGGCGGCCATCGACAACGCCGTGCCGCTGCCCGCGATCACCGCCTCGCTGTTCGCGCGGTTCGCCTCCCGGCAGGACGACTCGCCGCAGATGAAGATGATCGCCGCACTGCGCAACCAGTTCGGCGGCCACGCGGTCGAGAAGAAGGACTGA
- a CDS encoding histidine phosphatase family protein yields the protein MGDLLLVRHGETEWSRSGRHTSWTDLPLTGHGEEQAKSLAPLLTGRTYALALASPLSRAIRTAELAGVPGVETEPGLHEWDYGGYEGITTVDIHRDRPGWDLWTDGVPPGPDGHPGESPAQIGARADRVLARVDAALTEDAGDVVLVAHAHFLRVLTARRLGLPPAEGRLFKLATGTVSRLSTEHGRPVIAEWNVQP from the coding sequence GTGGGGGACCTCCTGCTGGTCCGCCACGGTGAGACGGAGTGGAGCAGGTCGGGACGGCACACCAGTTGGACCGACCTGCCGCTGACCGGGCACGGCGAGGAACAGGCCAAGTCCCTCGCCCCGCTCCTCACCGGCCGGACCTACGCCCTCGCCCTGGCCAGCCCGCTGAGCCGCGCGATACGCACCGCCGAGCTGGCCGGCGTGCCCGGGGTCGAGACCGAACCGGGGCTGCACGAGTGGGACTACGGCGGCTACGAGGGCATCACCACGGTCGACATCCACCGCGACCGCCCCGGCTGGGACCTGTGGACCGACGGCGTGCCGCCCGGCCCGGACGGACACCCGGGCGAGTCGCCGGCACAGATCGGCGCCCGCGCCGACCGGGTCCTGGCCCGCGTCGACGCTGCCCTCACCGAGGACGCCGGTGACGTGGTCCTCGTCGCCCACGCCCACTTCCTGCGCGTCCTCACCGCGCGCCGCCTTGGCCTGCCGCCCGCCGAGGGCCGCCTGTTCAAGCTGGCCACCGGCACGGTCAGCCGTCTGTCGACGGAGCACGGCCGCCCGGTGATCGCGGAGTGGAACGTCCAGCCGTAG
- a CDS encoding TetR/AcrR family transcriptional regulator has protein sequence MTSVEEPVGPGGRVRDPARTRAEILDVATREFARAGYDGARVDEIAARTRTTKRMIYYYFGGKGQLFTAVLERAYGLIRDAEQQLDVEHLDPVGAIRRLAELTFDHCERHPDFVRLVGIENVQGAGHTAASGRLGPTGSPVLDVIRRILAAGQESGVFRAGVDAVDLYGVITSFCFFRVANRHTFGTLFGRDLMDPAQRAHYRAMLSDMVIAYLTAERTPG, from the coding sequence ATGACCAGCGTCGAAGAACCGGTAGGACCCGGCGGGCGGGTGCGCGATCCCGCCCGGACCCGGGCCGAGATCCTCGACGTGGCCACGCGCGAGTTCGCCAGGGCCGGCTACGACGGTGCCCGGGTCGACGAGATAGCGGCCCGCACCCGGACCACGAAGCGGATGATCTACTACTACTTCGGCGGCAAGGGGCAACTGTTCACGGCCGTGCTGGAGCGGGCCTACGGGCTGATCCGGGACGCCGAGCAGCAGCTCGACGTCGAGCACCTGGACCCGGTCGGGGCGATCCGGCGGTTGGCCGAGCTGACGTTCGACCACTGCGAGCGGCACCCGGACTTCGTCCGCCTGGTCGGCATCGAGAACGTCCAGGGCGCCGGGCACACCGCGGCCTCCGGCCGGCTCGGCCCGACCGGTTCCCCGGTCCTCGACGTGATCCGCCGCATCCTGGCCGCAGGGCAGGAGTCCGGGGTGTTCAGGGCCGGCGTGGACGCGGTCGACCTGTACGGGGTGATCACCTCGTTCTGCTTCTTCCGGGTCGCCAACCGGCACACCTTCGGCACTCTGTTCGGCCGGGATCTGATGGACCCGGCGCAGCGCGCGCACTACCGGGCCATGCTCTCCGACATGGTGATCGCCTACCTCACGGCGGAGCGGACGCCCGGCTGA
- a CDS encoding TetR/AcrR family transcriptional regulator gives MAQARRGPRERMVFSAAQLIRRDGVAATGMREVAAHAGAPRGSLQHYFPGGKEQLVNEAVEWAGRYAGTRVARFLATLEQPAPSGLFAAMAAQWTDEYGRDGFAAGCPVAAATVDRASSDDSTRQAVAAAFTAWSGPVAEALTGMGVPAARAGSLATLMISTLEGAILMARAERDVRPLTTVVRELGPLLDAAVDPAG, from the coding sequence ATGGCACAGGCACGGCGCGGTCCGCGGGAACGGATGGTCTTCAGCGCGGCCCAGCTCATCCGGCGCGACGGGGTCGCCGCGACCGGCATGCGCGAGGTCGCCGCCCACGCCGGCGCCCCGCGCGGCTCCCTCCAGCACTACTTCCCGGGCGGCAAGGAACAGCTCGTCAACGAGGCGGTCGAATGGGCCGGCCGGTACGCGGGCACGCGCGTCGCCCGGTTCCTCGCGACCCTGGAACAGCCGGCGCCCAGCGGGCTGTTCGCGGCGATGGCCGCGCAGTGGACCGACGAGTACGGCCGGGACGGCTTCGCGGCGGGCTGCCCGGTCGCCGCCGCCACCGTCGACCGCGCCTCCTCGGACGACTCCACCCGCCAGGCCGTGGCCGCCGCGTTCACGGCCTGGAGCGGCCCGGTGGCCGAGGCGCTGACGGGCATGGGCGTGCCCGCCGCACGGGCCGGGTCCCTGGCCACCCTCATGATCAGCACCCTGGAGGGCGCCATTCTGATGGCGCGCGCCGAGCGTGACGTACGGCCCCTGACCACCGTCGTACGGGAACTCGGGCCGCTGCTCGACGCGGCGGTGGACCCCGCCGGGTGA
- a CDS encoding NAD(P)-dependent oxidoreductase, whose product MPVGFIGLGVMGQPMALRLASAGTPLVVWNRTAERAEALRAAGAEVAADPGEVFARAETVLLMLADGAAVDAVLGRGTPALARRVAGRTVVHMGTTSPEYSHALEAEIRTAGGRYVEAPVSGSRVPAERGQLVGMLAGERDAVTAVRPLLDPMCRETFVCGPAPGALLMKLSVNLFLITQVTGLAEAFHFAERQGLDRGLFLEVLDAGPMASAVSRMKAPKLRERDFAVQAAALDVLKNNRLIAEAARTAGLASPLLDVCHSLFEETVAQGHGGADMVAVLRAIEARTTGAP is encoded by the coding sequence ATGCCGGTCGGTTTCATCGGTCTCGGAGTGATGGGCCAGCCCATGGCCCTGCGTCTGGCGTCCGCCGGCACGCCCCTGGTGGTGTGGAACCGCACCGCGGAGCGCGCCGAAGCGCTGCGCGCGGCCGGCGCCGAGGTCGCCGCGGACCCCGGTGAGGTGTTCGCGCGGGCGGAGACGGTGCTGCTGATGCTCGCCGACGGGGCCGCGGTGGACGCGGTGCTCGGCCGAGGCACGCCCGCGCTGGCGCGGCGGGTCGCGGGCCGGACCGTCGTCCACATGGGCACGACCTCCCCGGAGTACTCGCACGCCCTGGAGGCCGAGATCCGCACCGCGGGCGGCCGGTACGTCGAGGCGCCCGTCTCCGGGTCCCGGGTGCCGGCGGAGCGGGGGCAACTGGTGGGCATGCTCGCCGGGGAGCGGGACGCCGTCACCGCCGTACGGCCACTGCTGGACCCGATGTGCCGGGAGACGTTCGTGTGCGGGCCGGCGCCGGGCGCGCTGCTGATGAAGCTGTCCGTGAACCTGTTCCTGATCACCCAGGTGACCGGGCTGGCCGAGGCGTTCCACTTCGCCGAGCGGCAGGGCCTGGACCGCGGACTGTTCCTGGAGGTCCTGGACGCGGGACCGATGGCCAGCGCGGTCTCCCGGATGAAGGCGCCCAAGCTGCGCGAGCGGGACTTCGCCGTCCAGGCGGCGGCCCTGGACGTGCTCAAGAACAACCGGCTGATCGCCGAGGCCGCGCGCACGGCCGGCCTGGCCTCACCGCTCCTCGACGTCTGTCACTCCCTGTTCGAGGAGACGGTGGCCCAGGGGCACGGCGGCGCGGACATGGTCGCCGTGCTGCGGGCGATCGAGGCGCGGACCACCGGGGCGCCGTGA
- a CDS encoding PPOX class F420-dependent oxidoreductase — protein MTQDTPQDALLALLSEGHGGVLVTLRRDGRPQLSNVSHAYDPDERVIRISVTDDRAKTRNLRRDPRTSYHVTSADRWAYTVAEGTAELTPVAAGPHDATVEELVRLYRDVSGEHPDWDDFRAAMVRDRRLVVRLRVERAYGVPRS, from the coding sequence ATGACTCAGGACACCCCGCAGGACGCACTGCTCGCCCTCCTCTCCGAAGGTCACGGCGGCGTACTGGTCACCCTCCGTCGCGACGGCCGCCCCCAGCTCTCCAACGTCAGCCACGCCTACGATCCGGACGAGCGGGTCATCCGGATCTCGGTCACCGACGACCGCGCCAAGACCCGCAACCTGCGCCGCGACCCGCGTACCTCGTACCACGTCACCAGCGCCGACCGCTGGGCGTACACCGTCGCCGAGGGCACCGCCGAACTGACTCCGGTCGCCGCCGGTCCGCACGACGCGACCGTCGAGGAACTGGTCCGGCTCTACCGGGACGTCTCCGGCGAACACCCGGACTGGGACGACTTCCGGGCCGCCATGGTCCGCGACCGCCGTCTGGTCGTACGGCTTCGTGTGGAGCGGGCGTACGGCGTCCCCCGGAGCTGA